The following are from one region of the Silene latifolia isolate original U9 population chromosome 9, ASM4854445v1, whole genome shotgun sequence genome:
- the LOC141600972 gene encoding uncharacterized protein LOC141600972 produces MRLLNPNIVNLPNKSISSFAGLVNVFNQQFASSRKLEKLSSDLYRIVQRFEESTRDYFPRFNVEKISIPRCDPTTAVNAFRRGLHRDSDLYKDLTKHPCATFEEVNQMAEAVYPLEEDEDRRDQYRTESSSRKITTEKKNERAKPYSKNTMNKVSGETKSTEAPPKLSEYGFTTGLARVLKAIRELGQRARWPKKPTPRENDRRDASKRCEYHNDIGHNTEDCVVLQKEVKHLYSAGCLDHLLPKGAKSGKVNTTDQAKPSPPPP; encoded by the coding sequence ATGAGATTATTGAATCCCAACATCGTTAACCTTCCCAACAAGTCTATTTCCAGCTTCGCGGGGTTAGTGAACGTTTTTAATCAACAGTTCGCCAGCAGTCGCAAGCTAGAAAAATTATCCAGTGATCTATACCGGATCGTCCAGAGGTTCGAGGAGTCCACCAGGGATTATTTCCCCAGATTCAATGTGGAAAAAATATCCATCCCTAGGTGCGACCCTACAACAGCAGTCAATGCCTTCAGAAGGGGACTGCATCGCGACTCTGATTTGTACAAGGATCTCACCAAGCACCCATGTGCCACCTTTGAGGAAGTCAATCAAATGGCAGAGGCTGTTTATCCCctagaggaggatgaggatagaaGGGACCAGTACAGAACAGAGTCGTCCAGCAGAAAAATCACAACGGAGAAGAAGAACGAAAGAGCCAAACCCTACAGCAAGAACACAATGAACAAAGTCTCAGGAGAAACAAAAAGCACCGAGGCTCCACCTAAGCTCAGCGAGTATGGGTTCACCACTGGACTCGCTAGAGTATTAAAGGCAATCAGGGAGCTGGGGCAGAGGGCCAGGTGGCCCAAGAAGCCTACCCCCAGAGAGAACGACAGAAGAGATGCCAGCAAAAGGTGTGAATACCACAACGATATTGGCCACAATACGGAAGATTGTGTAGTACTACAAAAGGAAGTAAAGCACCTCTACAGTGCTGGATGCTTGGATCACCTGCTCCCTAAGGGAGCGAAATCTGGAAAGGTCAATACTACTGATCAGGCCAAACCATCCCCACCTCCACCTTAA
- the LOC141600970 gene encoding uncharacterized protein LOC141600970 gives MDIVGPLPHASGNRTYMLAMTDYFSKWIEAEAFPQVMEKHSNGQAESSNKIVKNNLKRRLEEIGANWAGELPFVLWSDRTTPKVATGQTPFSLVYGAEAVIPSDVQVPTYQYANTTEERNQVEMASSLDIIDESRTSAQIRMVTYKQTAARSYRNVRLRTLQVEDLVLRKVFPNTKNQSTGKFAYNWEGRYGIEDIVGNGAYKLETMDEEVVSRSWNIIHLKKYYV, from the exons atggacattgtggGACCATTACCCCATGCTTCTGGAAACAGGACGTACATGCTGGCAATGACGGACTACTTCtctaaatggatagaggcagaagctttCCCTCAGGTCATGGAgaagcat tccaacggtcaggcagaatctaGCAACAAGATAGTCAAGAACAACCTGAAAAGAAGGTTGGAGGAGATAGGAGCCAACTGGGCCGGTGAGCTTCCCTTCGTGCTGTGGTCTGATAGAACTACCCCCAAAgtggcaacaggtcaaacaccattCAGTCTGGTATATGGGGCCGAGGCAGTTATTCCCTCTGATGTGCAAGTACCGACATATCAGTATGCCAATACCACCGAAGAGAGGAACCAAGTAGAAATGGCCAGCAGCCtggatatcattgatgagtcaaGGACCAGCGCCCAAATCAGGATGGTAACATACAAACAGACAGCAGCCAGAAGTTACAGAAACGTAAGACTGAGAACACTGCAGGTAGAGGACCTAGTACTCAGGAAGGTATTCCCAAACACCAAGAATCAGAGTACAGGTAAATTCGCTTATAACTGGGAAGGTCGCTACGGCATTGAAGACATCGTGGGTAATGGGGCATACAAGTTGGAGACTATGGACGAGGAAGTTGTCTCTAGGTCCTGGAACATCATTCACCTTAAAAAGTATTATGTCTGA
- the LOC141600971 gene encoding uncharacterized protein LOC141600971, whose product MVYGLNHAHERTKLWDSLRSYHNMISGPWLVGGDFNAVMARDERIGGAPISNAEIQPMLQAIQACNLADLSARGSFFTWSNKHESDTRVYSRIDRVFCNADWNDLFPDGYVHFLPEGTFDHCPCLIHLEVEQQRRGNYFKYF is encoded by the coding sequence ATGGTTTATGGTTTGAATCATGCTCATGAGAGAACAAAGTTATGGGATAGCCTGAGAAGCTATCATAATATGATCTCTGGTCCTTGGCTGGTTGGTGGTGATTTTAATGCAGTCATGGCCAGAGATGAGAGAATAGGTGGAGCTCCCATTTCTAATGCTGAGATTCAACCTATGTTACAGGCTATTCAGGCTTGTAATCTTGCTGATCTGAGTGCTAGGGGATCTTTCTTCACTTGGTCTAATAAGCATGAAAGTGATACTAGAGTTTACAGTAGAATTGACAGGGTGTTTTGTAATGCTGATTGGAATGATTTATTCCCTGATGGGTATGTTCATTTTTTACCAGAGGGCACATTTGATCACTGCCCATGTTTGATTCATTTGGAGGTAGAGCAACAAAGGAGAGGGAACTACTTCAAGTATTTTTAA